Proteins from a genomic interval of Panthera tigris isolate Pti1 chromosome A2, P.tigris_Pti1_mat1.1, whole genome shotgun sequence:
- the LOC102949511 gene encoding C-C chemokine receptor type 1, with the protein MTEASTEITVPTETFDVTTEYDYGGITPCQKGEERAFGAQLLPPLYSLVFVIGLVGNILVLLVLMQYKRLKSMTSIYLLNLAISDLLFLFTLPFWIDYKLKDNWIFSDGTCKLLSGLYYIGLYSEIFFIILLTVDRYLAIVHAVFALRVRTVLFGVLSSAAAWSLAISASVPGFYFSKTQREFSHITCSLHFPHENLKAWKRFQALKLNTLGLALPLLVMIVCYTEIVRILLRRPNEKKAKAVRLIFVIMIVFFLFWTPYNLAMLVSAFQDTLFTDECRQSKQLDVAMQVTEVIAYTHCCVNPVIYAFVGERFRRYLRQLFHGVLATRLAKWFPFLSAERLERTSSMSPSTAEQELSAGF; encoded by the coding sequence ATGACAGAGGCCAGCACGGAAATCACAGTCCCTACAGAGACCTTTGACGTGACGACAGAATATGACTATGGGGGCATAACCCCGTGccagaagggggaggagagggcctTCGGGGCCCAGCTGCTGCCCCCCTTGTACTCGCTGGTGTTCGTCATCGGCCTGGTGGGCAACATCCTGGTGCTGTTGGTCCTGATGCAGTACAAGAGGCTCAAGAGTATGACCAGCATCTACCTCCTCAACCTGGCCATCTCTGACCTGCTTTTCCTCTTCACGCTGCCCTTCTGGATTGACTACAAGCTGAAGGACAACTGGATTTTCAGCGACGGCACCTGCAAGCTGCTCTCGGGGCTTTATTACATAGGCTTGTACAGCGAGATCTTTTTCATCATCCTGCTGACGGTGGACAGGTACCTGGCCATCGTCCACGCCGTGTTCGCCCTGCGGGTTCGCACGGTCCTCTTCGGCGTCCTCAGCAGCGCCGCGGCCTGGAGCCTGGCCATCTCGGCCTCCGTCCCGGGCTTTTACTTTTCCAAGACCCAGCGGGAGTTCTCCCATATCACCTGCAGCCTCCACTTCCCTCACGAAAACCTAAAAGCCTGGAaacggttccaggctctgaagctGAACACGTTGGGGCTGGCGTTGCCTCTGCTGGTCATGATCGTCTGCTACACCGAGATCGTAAGGATTCTGCTCAGGCGACCCAACGAGAAGAAGGCCAAAGCCGTCCGCCTGATCTTCGTCATCATGAtcgtcttctttctcttctggacCCCTTACAACCTGGCCATGCTGGTCTCTGCTTTCCAAGACACCCTTTTCACCGACGAGTGTCGGCAGAGCAAGCAGCTGGACGTGGCCATGCAGGTGACGGAGGTGATCGCCTACACGCACTGCTGCGTCAACCCCGTCATCTACGCCTTCGTGGGAGAGAGGTTCCGCAGGTACCTGCGCCAGCTGTTCCACGGGGTCCTGGCCACGCGCCTGGCCAAATGGTTCCCCTTCCTCTCCGCGGAGAGGCTGGAGAGGACCAGCTCAATGTCGCCCTCCACGGCGGAGCAAGAACTCTCTGCGGGGTTCTGA